In Microcaecilia unicolor chromosome 1, aMicUni1.1, whole genome shotgun sequence, the following are encoded in one genomic region:
- the LOC115463104 gene encoding oocyte zinc finger protein XlCOF6-like, which produces MKENYESLMYLDKDDPRNSNTKTFDWNLSEKPEDEKMFSEREKEETPSCFDWGEKRKNQNQQKHSTGTSALCENSTSDIIQTGEGFSRKKELVQHENIHKTRVYTSKEYGKSFPNTENITKYQRNNTDDRLPSYPDCDKSFNQKENFIRNEKFNLGETLVSSTECDKSFSQGDAFTDHNKTQTGEKLVASTKADKVFCRKANFLQDQKHKRLYTCAEVKLFTSTEYGKNLTEKRLDDIQTIHTAVKPFLCTECGQGFSETLTKDHKILSGKKPLMCSECGRNCSRKIKLTADQRIHLGLKPFTCSKCDIFFTDKETFTIHQTIHSGGKPFLCPECGKSFRLKKYMIRHQRIHTGVELFACSECGKSFTQKRTLQKHWIIHTGVKPFNCSECNKRFSEKSKLTIHQRIHTGLKPFHCTDCGKRFTEKGSLRKHWRIHTGLKPFHCTDCNKSFNEKGNLTKHQRIHTGMKPFNCTECNKSFSQKENLRIHLRIHTGMKPFTCTECNKSFSQKATLRKHQRIHIGMKPFNCSECNKSFSRKGHLTQHQRTHTGLKPFHCTDCNKSFSQNGHLTIHRRMHIGMKPFNCSECNKSFSRKGHLTQHQRSHTGVKPFTCSKCGKSFSEKGTLRRHRRVHTGVKPFNCTECNKSFSQTAHLKTHQRIHTGLKPFNCSECNKSFSRKAYLTAHQRIHTGVKPFNCTECNKSFSQKATLRKHQRIHTGMKPFNCSECNKSFSRKGHLTQHQRTHTGLKPFHCTDCNKSFSQNGNLTIHRRMHIGMKPFNCTECNKSFSQKANLTIHQRIHSGVKPFRGPRKQQSSLKGQDGDTKTRRDEEIYMKMNLFNQQCPAGLVSSTLRGCI; this is translated from the exons atgaaggagaattatgagagTCTGATGTATCTAG ataaagATGATCCCAGAAACAGTAATACAAAAACGTTTGATTGGAATctcagtgagaagcctgaagaTGAGAAGATGttctcagaaagagagaaagaggagactccttcctgttttgactggggagaaaagagaaaaaatcaAAATCAACAAAAACATTCAACAGGAACCTCAGCTCTGTGTGAAAACAGTAccagtgatataatacagacaggGGAAGGTTTTAGTAGGAAGAAAGAGCTAGTGCAACATGAAAATATTCATAAAACTAGAGTGTATACAAGTAAAGAATATGGGAAAAGCTTTCCCAATACagaaaacattacaaaatatCAGAGAAACAACACTGATGACAGATTACCTTCATATCCTGATTGCGACAAAAGCTTCAATCAGAAAGAAAACTTCATAAGAAATGAAAAATTCAACCTAGGAGAGACACTAGTTTCCAgtactgaatgtgataaaagcttcagtcagggaGATGCTTTCACTGATCACAATAAAACTCAAACTGGTGAGAAATTGGTCGCTTCTACTAAAGCTGACAAAGTCTTTTGCAGGAAAGCAAACTTCTTGCAAGACCAGAAACACAAGAGATTGTATACTTGTGCTGAAGTGAAACTATTTACATCCACTGAGTATGGTAAAAACTTAACTGAGAAAAGGCTCGATGACATCCAAACAATCCACACAGCTGTGAAACCATTTTTGTGTACTGAGTGTGGTCAGGGCTTCAGTGAGACACTCACAAAGGACCATAAAATCCTTTCAGGAAAGAAACCACTTATGTGCAGTGAGTGTGGTAGAAACTGTAGTAGGAAGATAAAATTGACCGCAGACCAGAGAATCCACTTAGGattgaagccatttacatgttctaagtgtgataTATTCTTCACTGACAAGGAAACATTCACCATCCACCAGACAATCCATTCAGGAGGAAAGCCATTTCTATGCCCCGAGTGTGGCAAAAGCTTCaggttgaaaaaatacatgataaggcaccagagaatccacacaggagtggagCTATttgcatgttctgagtgtggtaaaagtttcactCAGAAGCGAACACTCCAAAAACACTGGATAATCCATACCGGAGTGAAACCCTTTAActgtagtgagtgtaataaaaggttCAGTGAGAAGTCAAAGttaacaatacaccagagaatccacactggactgaaaccctttcactgcactgattGTGGTAAAAGGTTTACTGAGAAGGGATCACTCCGAAAGCACTGGCGAATCCACACAGgactgaaaccctttcactgcactgattgtaataaaagcttcaatgagaagggaaacctcacaaaacaccagagaatccacacaggaatgaaaccatttaactgtactgagtgtaataaaagcttcagtcagaaggaaaACCTCAGAATACACcttagaatccacacaggaatgaaaccctttacctgtactgagtgtaataaaagcttcagtcagaaggcaacCCTcagaaaacaccagagaatccacataggaatgaaaccctttaactgtagtgagtgtaataaaagcttcagtcggaagggacacctgacacaacaccagagaacccacacaggactgaaaccctttcactgcactgattgtaataaaagcttcagtcagaacggacacctcacaatacaccGGAGAATGCAcataggaatgaaaccctttaactgtagtgagtgtaataaaagtttcagtcggaagggacacctcacacaacaccagagaagccacacgggagtgaaaccatttacatgttccaagtgtggtaaaagctttagtgagAAGGGAACACTCAGAAGGCACCGGCGAgtccacacaggagtaaaaccatttaactgtactgagtgtaataaaagcttcagtcagacggCACACCTCaaaacacaccagagaatccacacaggactgaAACCTTTTAAttgttctgagtgtaataaaagcttcagtcggaaggcaTACCTCACCgcacaccagagaattcacacaggagtaaaaccatttaactgtactgagtgtaataaaagcttcagtcagaaggcaacCCTcagaaaacaccagagaatccacacaggaatgaaaccctttaactgtagtgagtgtaataaaagcttcagtcggaagggacacctgacacaacaccagagaacccacacaggactgaaaccctttcactgcactgattgtaataaaagcttcagtcagaacggaaacctcacaatacaccggAGAATGCAcataggaatgaaaccctttaactgtactgagtgtaataaaagcttcagtcagaaggcaaacctcacaatacaccagagaattcatTCAGGAGTAAAACCTTTTCGAGGGCCAAGAAAACAGCAGTCTAGCCTCAAGGGCCAAGACGGTGACACAAAAACCAGGAGAGATGAAGAAATCTATATGAAGATGAATTTATTCAACCAACAATGCCCGGCAGGCCTTGTTTCATCCACTCTCAGGGGCTGCATATAA